GCATAATTAGATTCAAAACGCATTCCATAACTTCCGTTGGTGTAATAATCCCCCAAAACCGTTAAATCATAATTATCGCTTAAAGCAAAATAATAACCACCATTTTGCAATGAGAATCCTCTGGTATTAGAGTCATTATAACTTGGTAAAAGAATCCCGGAAACACTGGTTTCTTTACTCATTGGAAAAAATGCAAACGGCAGAGCAATAGGGGTTGGTACATCAGCGATAACCATATTGGTTAAACCAGTAACTACTTTTTTTCCAGGAATGAATTTTACTTTATTGGTTTGAAAATAATATTCGGGATTATCAATGTCTTTTGAAGTTGTAAATCTGGCGCCTTTCAGGAAATAAACAGAATCATTTTCTTTCTTGGTAACAGATGCTTTTATTTTAAATTCCCCTTGTTCTGATCTTGAATTCCAAATTAATGCTTTTTTAGTTTTGAAATTAAATCGGATAGAATCCGGTTCTACCACATTTGTGCCTTGTTTGAAATTTGGAAATTGAGTATATGCTCCTGTCGAATCTTTAATTCTGCCGGCATACACCTCATTTTTTTCATAATCCATAACTATAATACCTGATTTCAGTTCGATATCCTGATAGTACAATTCGGCTTTGTCATATAAAGTAATAAGTTTTTTCTTTTGGTCGATTTTAGCATAGTTTTCGGCTTTGTATTTTACTTTACCATCAAGAAATGCTTTTTTGGGTTTTATGCTGTCTTTTTTTATGGAATCAGCTTCCTTTTTGATAAGATCAGGAGTTTTTTGAATGGAATCAACTACAGTTTTACTGCTATCTATTTGTTTTCTAGCGGGTATAGTAGTTGTTTTTTTTGTTATATCTTGTGAATATAAATTACCGCATCCTAATGTTAGGAAAATTGATAATAAAACGATATTAAATAAGTTTGTACGCAAAGGTTTAAATACTATTTTTGTAAAATTATGGCTTGTTTTTTGACGTGTCAAACTTACATATAATTTTTTGTCAAAAATAGGCATTTATAAAATTTATAGCCCCAGTGTTTTAATTAAAATTAACTTTTAGATTTATGCATATTACAAACAAAATTAAAGTATACCTTACTTTATTTCTTACTATAGTCACTTTAGGCATCAACGCACAATCTAATGTATTCAAAGTCACTTTGGATGCCGGTCATGGAGCACATGATTTTGGAGCAGTCTATAGTGGACGTGTTGAAAAAAATATAGCATTAGCTGTTGTTTTAAAAGTGGGGAAGCTTTTAGAAGCAAATCCTAAAATTGATGTGATTTACACCCGAAAAACAGATGTATTTATTGATTTAATCGAAAGAGCGAATATTGCCAACAGAGCAGATGCTAATATTTTTGTCTCAATTCATTGTAATGCAAATAAAAATACGGTTGCCGATGGGACTGAAACCTATGTAATGGGTATGAATAAAATTGCTTCAAATTTAGAAGCGGCCAAAAAAGAGAACTCCGTTATTACATTGGAAAAAGACTACAAACAAAAATATGAAGGTTTCGACCCTAATTCTCCCGAAACCATGATCGGGATGACTTTGATGCAAGAGGAATATTTAGACAATAGTATTTCATTAGCCAGTAAAGTGGAAGAATCTTTCGGTGCTTTAGGAAAAAAATTAAGACACGGAGGGGTAAAACAGGCGCCTTTTATGGTGTTGCATAAAGCATATATGCCAAGAGTATTGGTTGAAATGGGATTTATATCGAATCCGGTTGAAGGAGATAAATTGAATTCAGAAGAAGGACAAAACGAAATAGCCAGAGCCATTGCAGATGCTATTATTAGTTATAAAAACGAGTATTTTGGTAGTGGAGAAGCGGAAACACCCGATGTCAGACCTTCACAAAAAATTATTGAGAAACCAATCAAAGATACTTCAACTCCTGTAAAACCTAAAGTAATTATAAATTCTTCGGAACTTAAAAAAACAGAACTCAAAAAAAATGCTTCCGATGTTATTTATAAAGTACAACTTTCTGCAAGTGTAAAAAAGTTGGCTTTAGAACCTAAAAATTTTAAAGGATTAAATTCGATATCTATGTCTTATGACAATAAGGTTTACAAGTATATGTATGGTGAAACATCCGATTATGATGAAGCTCAAAAACAAATGCAGGAAGCCAGAAATAAAGGATTTAATTCCGCTTTTTTAATTGCATTCAGAAACGGTGAAAAAATCAGTATCCAAGAAGCAATTAAATAATACCCCCAAGTTCAATTATTTTATATTAATTTTGTAAAAAATACTCACATTTTGAAAATATCAAGAGAAATCAAAACCGCCATATTAGTCATTGCTTCTATTTTATTGTTTATTTGGGGCTATAGTTTTTTAAAAGGAAAAGACCTTTTTACAGATTACAAAACATTTTATGTAGAATATGATAACGTAGAAGGACTGGCTACTTCAGCGTCTGTTACTTTAAACGGACTGGTTATTGGTAAAGTAAACAGTATTACCATAAATGAAACTACAGGAAAATTATTAGTGGAGTTACAGTTAAAAACTGATTTTCCAATTTCTAAAACCAGCGTAGCGGCTATTTACGAGCCTGGTTTTATCGGAGGGAAACAAATTGCGATTCACCCTGATTTCAATAATAAAGTTTTGGCAGTTGATGGCCAGAAATTACAAGGAAACGTAAAGTTAGGATTAACTTCTTCTTTAAGTGAAAAGTTGGTTCCTATTCAGGAAAAGTTAGAAAAAGTAATGAGTAATGCTGATAGTTTATTGTCAGGATTAAATAATATTTTGGATAAAAAAGCGCAAGAAGACTTGAAACTGACTTTGTCTGAATTGAGTAAAACAATGGTTCAATTTAATAAAGCTTCTGTTAGTGCA
This region of Flavobacterium lacustre genomic DNA includes:
- a CDS encoding N-acetylmuramoyl-L-alanine amidase family protein; its protein translation is MHITNKIKVYLTLFLTIVTLGINAQSNVFKVTLDAGHGAHDFGAVYSGRVEKNIALAVVLKVGKLLEANPKIDVIYTRKTDVFIDLIERANIANRADANIFVSIHCNANKNTVADGTETYVMGMNKIASNLEAAKKENSVITLEKDYKQKYEGFDPNSPETMIGMTLMQEEYLDNSISLASKVEESFGALGKKLRHGGVKQAPFMVLHKAYMPRVLVEMGFISNPVEGDKLNSEEGQNEIARAIADAIISYKNEYFGSGEAETPDVRPSQKIIEKPIKDTSTPVKPKVIINSSELKKTELKKNASDVIYKVQLSASVKKLALEPKNFKGLNSISMSYDNKVYKYMYGETSDYDEAQKQMQEARNKGFNSAFLIAFRNGEKISIQEAIK
- a CDS encoding MlaD family protein, coding for MKISREIKTAILVIASILLFIWGYSFLKGKDLFTDYKTFYVEYDNVEGLATSASVTLNGLVIGKVNSITINETTGKLLVELQLKTDFPISKTSVAAIYEPGFIGGKQIAIHPDFNNKVLAVDGQKLQGNVKLGLTSSLSEKLVPIQEKLEKVMSNADSLLSGLNNILDKKAQEDLKLTLSELSKTMVQFNKASVSANSILDDNKAQIKGVVTNFNKVSSDFSKISDSLNKADLGKTVKNLNKTLAKVDGMMGDLESGKGTAGKLLKDEALYANLKSTTKELELLLQDVRLYPTRYVNVSLFGKKNKPYVGPINDSISKAKN